A window of Candidatus Neomarinimicrobiota bacterium genomic DNA:
ATTAAAATACGGTCGGCCATAGGGAATTCGTCAATGGTGGCATCCTTAAAACTCCATTCAATTGGCATCTTCAATTCTTTTGCTCTTTCTCGAGCGAATTCAATTCGTTTTTGGCTAATATCAGATGAGAACAATTGGCCTTTATTATTCATGAGTTCAACGATATATCCTGATTTTGTTCCCGGCGCAGCACAAACATCTAAAATGGTTTCGCCCGATTGCGGATCTAACAATTCTACTACAGCACCGGAAGCGCGATCTTGCACATTGAGGATTCCATTTTTGAATAAATCACTTTTCAGCATACTTCCCGATCCTGATTCCACCCTGATAAATTTTTCTGATTCAGGACTAGACTCAAAGGCAATTCCCAACTCATTTATTTGATTGATAATCTCAGCTTTAGACTCTGGATTACAGTTCAATCTGAAATCTATTTTTGATGGTTCATTAAAATAATCACAAAGCTGAATCGTCTTTTCCCTACCAATTTGATTGTTCCACTTTTCAAACATCCATTGTGGATATGAATACCATTGCGATTGAGACTGTTTTTTCCCCATTTGATTTGGATCAATTTTTTCGGTTTTTCGCATTACAGCATTAACCAATCCACTGAACTTGCGACCCATTTCTTTTTTAGTCAATTCAACCCAGGAATGAACTGCCGCATGGGCCGGGATTTGATCATCCATAACAGCTTCATAATACCCAAGTCTCAAAATAATATGGATGGAGGGATGAAGCTTTTTAATCGGTTTGCTGAGGAATGACGATATCCAATAATCCAAGCGCGCCTCCCAACGAACGACCTCATTCGTGAGCACTAAAGTTCGGGATAAATCATTTTGTTCTAATTTGGTCTTTTTATAATATTTATCTCGAACGAACTTTAAACGATCATTGGAACGATCAAATTCTTTCAGAATACAAAATGCATGGTATCTAGCATCTTTCATAATTTACCGATCTGATCTCCAATTTTAACATTCAATCCTTTTAAACAATCAGCCATGCTCATTCTGCGTTTTCCTTCTAACTGAATTTCTATCAATTCTAATAAACCATCACCACATGAAACCGCCATCTTGTTCTTTTCTAATAATGAAATTTTTCCACCATCATCACAATATTTATCATCCAAAATTAAAGATTTAAATATTTTCATCCTTTTCCCATTCATTGTTGTGAATGCGCCGGGGAATGGAGAAAATGCTCTAACCATGTTATGAATTTCCTCAACTGGATCATTCCAATTTATAGCACACATTTCTTTGGTAATCTTTGGTGCAGGTGAGGCTAAATCATTATCCTGTTGTATAGGATTATGTGACCCTTCTTCTAATTGATTCAAAGTCTCCATTACCAGTTTTATACCCAAACCCGACATTTTTTCTGAAAGAGAGCCAAAGTTATCTTCATTTTCAATGTTGATCTTTTTCTGCATCAGGATCGCGCCAGTATCAACCTTGGATTCAATTAAAAAAGTTGTAATACCCGTTTCTGAATCACCATTCAATAACGCATGTTGAATTGGCGCCGCCCCCCTATATTTTGGGAGTTGTGATGTATGAAGGTTTACCGCTCCAACCTTTGGTATTTCAAGTATAGAATTGGGTAAAATTCGAAAAGCAACCACAACAAAAACATCTGGAATTAAAGATTTTAATTTTAACTGGAATTCATTGTCTTTTAATGATTCCACAGGAATATAATTTAGGTTTAATTCATTAGCTAATTCGCCGATTGCCGTATGACGGAGTATCCGCCCTCGCCCCATTGGCTTTGGAGCATTACTCACAACACCAACTATATCATGGCGAGATTTATGGAGTGCTTTTAAAATGGGGTTGGCAATAACCGGGTTGCCCATAAAAATAATTCTCATAGACACCCCCTCTCGAAATAAATCAACTGGGTTTTGAAGAAGTTAAAGAACAAAAGCCTTTCGATCTTTGGCTTTGGAAACTGCATCTTTTTCAATAATTTTTAATTCTTTTCCAACACCCATTTTAACAGTAGATGTAACACGATCCACAATAAAAACACCATTTAGATGATCAATCTCATGCTGAATTGCCCGAGCCAATAGTCCATCGATTTCATCGATATGTTCCTGGCCGGACTCATCTTGATATTTGAATTTGATGAATTCCGGACGTTTTACATCCAATCGTACATCTGGAATGGAAAGACATCCTTCTTCAAACCAGGATTCGCCTGAACTTTCCAGAATTTTTCCATTGACAAAAATATGAATATTTTCACCTTCTTCTTCTATATCTGAAATATCAATGATGAATAGATTCATATCTATCCCAACCTGATTGGCTGCAAGGCCGATACCACTTTCCTCATACATGGTATCGAACATATCATCTAATAAATTGGAAAGAGAGCTAAAATCCTCTACTGGTTTACAGACTTTTCGGAGAATAGGATCTCCGTAATGGATAACTTCCATTAATGCCACTAAGACTAACTCTCAATCGCTTCTGTTTCAGTACTTTCAACTTTATCAGTAAAACCAGCAATGGCCGATTTATTAACTGTCATACTGGTATTCTTATCCACCTTAAGAATGACAGCTGTTTTTTCTTTTGATTTAAAGCCGCTAATTGTGCCATGGATACCACCGATCGTCACGATGCGATCGCCCTTTTTTAGGTCACTTAACATTTTTTGTTTTTCTTTCTGACGTTTCGCTTGGGGACGAATCATCAGGAAATACATTATGCCTAATATGAGGACAAATGGTAAATAAGCAATAAGTCCACCACCCTGGGCACCTTGCCCACCTGCAAACAATTGTATGAAATTCAATTTTTTCTCCTAATCTTGAGCCAGGAAATTACCGAGGAATCATTAAATTATTATAAAGATTAAACAGACTTTTTTAGACCAATTTCAAAAGTTGTTCCATTACCAACTTCACTTTGAATCACCTTAATTTCACCACCGTGGATTTCATTAATTATGCGATTCACCAATGACAATCCAAGCCCCCACCCTCTATTCTTCGTGCTAAACCCTGGTCGGAATATATTTTTCCAATCTTTTTTGGGTATCCCCAATCCATTATCCTGGATTTGAATGAGTCCATAATTATCATCGGAAGAAAGTAAAATATTGACCCTTCCTTGTTCTCCTTTGATTGAATCAATTCCATTTCGAATCACATTTTCAATGGCCCATCCTAATAGCAATTCATTTCCATCAATTAAAACATCCTCGGATGTTTCAAGA
This region includes:
- a CDS encoding methionyl-tRNA formyltransferase, whose translation is MRIIFMGNPVIANPILKALHKSRHDIVGVVSNAPKPMGRGRILRHTAIGELANELNLNYIPVESLKDNEFQLKLKSLIPDVFVVVAFRILPNSILEIPKVGAVNLHTSQLPKYRGAAPIQHALLNGDSETGITTFLIESKVDTGAILMQKKINIENEDNFGSLSEKMSGLGIKLVMETLNQLEEGSHNPIQQDNDLASPAPKITKEMCAINWNDPVEEIHNMVRAFSPFPGAFTTMNGKRMKIFKSLILDDKYCDDGGKISLLEKNKMAVSCGDGLLELIEIQLEGKRRMSMADCLKGLNVKIGDQIGKL
- the rsmB gene encoding 16S rRNA (cytosine(967)-C(5))-methyltransferase RsmB, with the protein product MKDARYHAFCILKEFDRSNDRLKFVRDKYYKKTKLEQNDLSRTLVLTNEVVRWEARLDYWISSFLSKPIKKLHPSIHIILRLGYYEAVMDDQIPAHAAVHSWVELTKKEMGRKFSGLVNAVMRKTEKIDPNQMGKKQSQSQWYSYPQWMFEKWNNQIGREKTIQLCDYFNEPSKIDFRLNCNPESKAEIINQINELGIAFESSPESEKFIRVESGSGSMLKSDLFKNGILNVQDRASGAVVELLDPQSGETILDVCAAPGTKSGYIVELMNNKGQLFSSDISQKRIEFARERAKELKMPIEWSFKDATIDEFPMADRILIDAPCTGTGVLGRRPDIRWRREKYDVDSMAEIQSAILNHMVQFLKPEGVMVYATCSLEPEENWNVVESFLKLNNNFSLESGEYFIPKNWLNDHSCLETFPPNDLVDGMFAARFRKI
- the def gene encoding peptide deformylase, which encodes MEVIHYGDPILRKVCKPVEDFSSLSNLLDDMFDTMYEESGIGLAANQVGIDMNLFIIDISDIEEEGENIHIFVNGKILESSGESWFEEGCLSIPDVRLDVKRPEFIKFKYQDESGQEHIDEIDGLLARAIQHEIDHLNGVFIVDRVTSTVKMGVGKELKIIEKDAVSKAKDRKAFVL
- the yajC gene encoding preprotein translocase subunit YajC, which codes for MNFIQLFAGGQGAQGGGLIAYLPFVLILGIMYFLMIRPQAKRQKEKQKMLSDLKKGDRIVTIGGIHGTISGFKSKEKTAVILKVDKNTSMTVNKSAIAGFTDKVESTETEAIES